The Aspergillus fumigatus Af293 chromosome 3, whole genome shotgun sequence region TCAATATATTCAGCGTTCTCGAAGAACACCCTTCACCACAAGCACCTCGAAACCGTCAGCATTCACAAATCCATCTACCGACACGGCCACAACACCATATGTCCTTGAACTTACCAAGATCAACAACAAGGGCAACGCCCGCAGCGCAGTCGAACTCAACAGCCAAGTTAGAAGCGGGTCTGCAAATCTAGTCTCCTTCGCCGAAGGAGTCGGGTTCGCAACATCAATCAATATCGGAAACCAGACATTCGAGGTGGTTATTGACACAGGGTCCAGCGACTTATGGGTCGTGCGAGACGGGTTCATATGCATCGACCCTGTGAGTAGGAAGGAGGTCGCACAGTCAGAGTGCAGATTCGGGCCGGCATACGCACCTAACACTACATTCCACGAAGTCGTCGGCGAGTTCGTGGATATCAAGTACGCAGACGGGGAGATCCTCTCCGGCGTGATCGGTACTGAGAACGTAACATTAGCCGGCATCACGGTGAACCAGACGATCGGGGTAATGGATTACGCGGGTTGGTATGGCGACGGTGTCACGTCGGGCTTGATGGGTCTCGCGTATTCATCTCTGTGGGTTTTATCGGTCCCATTGTTATAATAGTCCACTGATGGTGTGTACAGCGCGAGCGCCTACACGACGAATAACAGGCAACCACGTCTCTACAACCCCATTTTCGCAACCATGTACGAGCAGGGCCTCATCGATCCCATCTTCAGTATGGTCATGAACCGCAATGCTTCCAATGGCACAGCAGCTGGGTACCTGACTCTGGGTGGATTGCCACCTGTCGACATCAACGGGAATTTCAGCACCACGCCTATCCTGATCACGAATATCAAGGGTTATCCAAAGGATTATGATTTTTACGCCGTCAATATCGATGGAGTGGCGCTAGGCAACAGGAGCTTGCCAGAGGCTGCCGGTGGCATTCAGTATATTGTAAGGATGTACCGGGGTAGTTTCTGGATTTGGGCCAGGCTAATAATCACAGATTGACTCGGGCACAACGCTCAACTACTATCCAACCCCCGTCGCGGACTCCGTCAACGCGGCTTTCATTCCTCCAGCGGTGTACAATGATTACGATGGGGCATATGTGGTGGATTGTAATGCGACAGCGTCAGTTCATGGTGTCATGATCGGGGGTTCGACATTCTACATCAATCCAACGGATATGATACTGCCAGGCGGAATGGATAATTCGGGAAACAAAACCTGTATTAGCGGAATCAATGCTGGCGGAGATGTCGGTCAGGGTAT contains the following coding sequences:
- a CDS encoding pepsin-like aspartic protease, which codes for MHFSIGSLFLYLIASASCTAASPQYIQRSRRTPFTTSTSKPSAFTNPSTDTATTPYVLELTKINNKGNARSAVELNSQVRSGSANLVSFAEGVGFATSINIGNQTFEVVIDTGSSDLWVVRDGFICIDPVSRKEVAQSECRFGPAYAPNTTFHEVVGEFVDIKYADGEILSGVIGTENVTLAGITVNQTIGVMDYAGWYGDGVTSGLMGLAYSSLASAYTTNNRQPRLYNPIFATMYEQGLIDPIFSMVMNRNASNGTAAGYLTLGGLPPVDINGNFSTTPILITNIKGYPKDYDFYAVNIDGVALGNRSLPEAAGGIQYIIDSGTTLNYYPTPVADSVNAAFIPPAVYNDYDGAYVVDCNATASVHGVMIGGSTFYINPTDMILPGGMDNSGNKTCISGINAGGDVGQGIFVLGGTFLRNVVAVFDVGAAEMRFAASA